From a single Novipirellula caenicola genomic region:
- a CDS encoding DUF2200 domain-containing protein: protein MKSTKSHDERIATMTFASVYPHYITKVEKKGRSTDELHQVIRWLTGFDEKTLQKQIKDKVNFEQFFQKAKLNPNAHLITGVICGYRVEEIENPLTQKVRYLDKLVDELAKGRKMEKILRSE, encoded by the coding sequence ATGAAAAGCACCAAAAGCCACGATGAACGGATAGCCACGATGACGTTTGCTTCGGTCTACCCGCACTATATCACCAAGGTGGAAAAGAAGGGCCGGAGCACCGACGAACTGCATCAAGTCATCCGCTGGCTAACCGGATTTGATGAAAAGACGCTGCAAAAACAGATCAAAGACAAGGTCAACTTTGAACAGTTTTTCCAGAAAGCCAAGCTGAATCCCAATGCCCACCTGATCACCGGTGTCATCTGTGGTTACCGGGTTGAGGAGATCGAGAATCCGCTGACGCAAAAGGTCAGATACCTCGACAAGCTAGTCGACGAATTGGCGAAAGGCCGCAAGATGGAAAAAATCCTACGTAGCGAATGA
- the ppc gene encoding phosphoenolpyruvate carboxylase, which translates to MSKQLHKRLSTDIHLLGDLLGKVIRRQAGVNAFELEERFRALSKVRRHDHDSADEVAVRIAEIVDDLDLQQICEVARAFTLYFQLINVAEEHHRARVLRTRIKMESPKPIAESIRAAIAELADAGVDEMHMQNMLQGLHIEPVFTAHPTEAKRRTLISKLKRIEEGLRHLDEMNLLPADEVRVKQGMLAEITGMWLTSQARQAKPTVTDEVKTGLYYFDQTIWDVVPKIYREMEEALAEHFPSVQLPKRFLTFGSWIGGDRDGNPNVTAFVTAETLRLHRGMALSRHGETAGALTRTLSLSEQLHTPAKELLELLEQELSGNSGHVKFLAEQYPDEPYRLLAAALKADLNDANHDPVKSRLLEDDNSPMAELRTAADLLKPLESIDLSLRNGRTDTIADAQLKDALVQANVFGVNVARLDIRQFSDYHDAALAEIFAKLGISSNYLELTPAERAELLTTQLASDNPEIGEPSDYSETTAELLQLFRVIARAVELYGPEMIGPYIISMSKDVDDVLAVLLLAKWYGLCQRSDGNPQALPAIAPLFETRDDLKNAPEVMTKLFAHPAYREHLAAQGMEQNVMIGYSDSNKDAGFLTATWELYQAQDRLTKCCREHGVSLTIFHGRGGTIARGGGPANRAILAQPPGSVEGRIRITEQGEVINDYYFHPEIAARHLEQLVSAVLVASTPAHKRKATPKKSWLDAMEQLSATAFRSYREFIYETPALLQYWQEATPINELSSMRIGSRPARRKGNDVLAGLRAIPWGFSWMQSRHNLPAWYGVGQAIAAFVGSGDDAEKNLALLQEMHRHWPFFRAMTDNLQVALGKADMGIARRYADLVSDATVREEIYESIKAAYSLTEHWVLRVAGQRAVLENQPTLQRSIRLRNPYVDPLNFLQVRLLKQMRQQSGGSEDPELQQAFYITINGIAAGLKNTG; encoded by the coding sequence ATGTCCAAACAACTCCACAAGCGACTTTCCACCGATATCCACTTGTTAGGCGATTTGTTGGGAAAGGTGATCCGCCGCCAAGCAGGGGTCAATGCGTTCGAACTCGAAGAACGTTTTCGTGCGTTATCGAAAGTGCGTCGACACGATCACGACTCGGCGGACGAAGTCGCCGTCCGCATCGCCGAGATCGTGGACGATTTAGATTTACAGCAGATCTGTGAAGTGGCCCGAGCTTTCACACTCTACTTTCAATTGATCAATGTGGCCGAAGAGCACCATCGCGCGAGGGTGCTGCGGACACGAATCAAAATGGAGTCGCCGAAACCGATCGCCGAATCGATTCGTGCTGCAATCGCGGAACTGGCCGACGCCGGGGTCGACGAGATGCACATGCAGAACATGTTGCAGGGGCTGCATATCGAGCCCGTGTTCACGGCACATCCCACCGAAGCAAAACGCCGTACCTTGATCTCGAAACTAAAACGGATCGAAGAAGGCCTCCGTCATCTGGACGAGATGAACTTGTTGCCGGCAGATGAAGTACGCGTGAAACAGGGGATGTTAGCCGAGATCACCGGGATGTGGCTCACGTCGCAAGCTCGGCAAGCGAAACCGACCGTTACCGACGAAGTTAAAACAGGGCTTTATTATTTCGATCAGACGATTTGGGATGTCGTTCCAAAGATCTATCGCGAGATGGAAGAAGCACTCGCCGAACATTTTCCCTCGGTGCAACTGCCCAAGCGGTTTCTGACATTCGGCAGCTGGATCGGCGGCGACCGAGATGGCAATCCGAATGTCACGGCGTTTGTTACTGCCGAAACATTACGGCTGCATCGCGGGATGGCTTTGTCGCGGCATGGCGAAACCGCGGGGGCGCTAACACGGACGCTTAGTCTCAGCGAGCAGTTGCATACGCCTGCAAAGGAGCTGCTTGAATTGCTCGAACAGGAATTGTCAGGCAACTCGGGACACGTCAAGTTTCTGGCGGAGCAGTATCCGGACGAGCCCTATCGATTGCTGGCTGCGGCGTTAAAAGCGGATTTAAATGATGCCAATCATGATCCTGTCAAATCGCGATTGCTGGAAGATGACAACTCGCCGATGGCCGAATTGCGTACAGCAGCGGACTTGCTAAAACCGCTAGAGAGCATTGACCTTAGTCTGCGCAACGGACGTACCGATACGATCGCCGACGCTCAGTTAAAAGACGCGTTGGTCCAAGCCAACGTCTTTGGGGTCAATGTAGCACGATTGGATATTCGTCAGTTCAGCGATTATCACGACGCAGCGTTGGCAGAGATTTTTGCCAAGCTGGGGATCTCCTCGAACTACTTGGAACTCACTCCAGCGGAACGAGCCGAATTGTTGACGACGCAACTTGCCAGCGACAATCCGGAGATCGGCGAACCGAGCGACTACAGCGAAACGACCGCCGAGCTTTTGCAATTGTTTCGGGTCATCGCACGAGCGGTAGAGTTGTACGGCCCAGAGATGATCGGACCGTATATCATCAGCATGTCCAAGGACGTCGACGACGTACTGGCCGTGTTGCTATTGGCAAAATGGTATGGACTGTGTCAGCGTAGTGATGGCAATCCACAGGCGCTGCCTGCGATCGCACCGTTGTTCGAGACTCGCGACGACTTGAAAAACGCCCCCGAGGTCATGACAAAACTGTTCGCTCATCCTGCTTATCGCGAGCATCTTGCGGCGCAGGGGATGGAACAGAACGTGATGATCGGCTATTCCGACAGCAACAAGGACGCCGGTTTTCTAACAGCGACCTGGGAACTGTATCAGGCGCAGGATCGGCTAACGAAGTGCTGTCGCGAGCACGGCGTGTCACTGACCATTTTTCACGGCCGCGGAGGCACCATCGCGCGAGGCGGCGGTCCAGCTAACCGTGCCATCCTGGCTCAGCCGCCGGGGTCCGTCGAAGGGCGTATTCGTATCACGGAACAAGGCGAGGTGATTAATGATTACTACTTCCACCCCGAGATTGCGGCTCGTCATTTAGAGCAGCTCGTTAGCGCGGTGTTGGTTGCTTCGACGCCGGCTCACAAGCGAAAGGCGACTCCAAAAAAATCTTGGTTGGACGCGATGGAGCAGCTTTCGGCCACAGCGTTTCGCAGCTACCGCGAATTCATTTATGAGACACCGGCACTGTTGCAATATTGGCAGGAAGCGACACCGATCAACGAACTGAGTAGCATGCGAATCGGATCACGTCCGGCGCGGCGAAAGGGGAACGATGTGCTAGCTGGTTTGCGTGCGATCCCGTGGGGATTCAGCTGGATGCAAAGTCGGCACAATCTGCCTGCATGGTATGGCGTCGGTCAGGCGATCGCGGCGTTCGTCGGCAGCGGTGATGACGCAGAGAAGAATTTGGCGTTACTGCAAGAGATGCATCGCCATTGGCCGTTCTTTCGCGCAATGACCGACAACCTGCAGGTCGCGCTGGGCAAAGCGGACATGGGCATTGCTCGCCGCTATGCCGACTTGGTCAGCGACGCGACGGTGCGTGAGGAGATTTATGAGTCGATCAAAGCGGCCTACTCACTGACCGAGCATTGGGTGCTACGCGTTGCCGGACAACGTGCGGTGTTGGAAAATCAACCCACGTTGCAGCGGTCAATCCGTCTGAGAAATCCGTACGTCGACCCGCTGAACTTCTTGCAGGTGCGGTTGTTAAAGCAGATGCGGCAACAGAGCGGCGGCAGCGAAGATCCCGAGTTGCAGCAAGCCTTCTACATCACCATCAACGGCATCGCCGCAGGTTTAAAGAACACCGGCTAG
- a CDS encoding alpha/beta hydrolase fold domain-containing protein, with amino-acid sequence MTTRFAIAIFGTLVLPIMLLAQSGTDRFITRMKNDDINGDGKLTRSEFTGPQRLFDQLDEDGDGVLLLSDVAAQKLKNLRAIAGDQSGPAIGSADRQRMMETIQSRAANLRQGDAAMRGGQRERRDPDHRDVRYGEHERHVLDVYLAKTENNEPAPCMIWIHGGGFRRGDKSEGSLFARPFVENGIHYVTLNYRLSQHAIAPACFHDCAHAVQFLRQNAEKWNIDKSRIAIGGGSAGAGLAQWIAYSPDRADPTAADPMLRQSTRVSAVVLLNAQTSYDFRWIKKHIPGDAWMGDGLQQLFGYTIEDTDKIEDEQFRTIQECSPITHLSEDDPPSVFYYRRSKDPEIAMQNAMDGIHHPFFGLELKKRADELGVPCEVFTVETTKDRLFYNRRWDHAVAFLKKHFEMD; translated from the coding sequence GTGACAACAAGATTTGCAATCGCGATCTTCGGCACGCTTGTGCTGCCAATCATGCTGCTCGCACAAAGCGGCACCGACCGTTTCATTACCCGTATGAAGAACGACGATATAAACGGTGACGGCAAATTGACGCGATCCGAGTTTACGGGTCCACAACGCTTGTTCGATCAGTTGGACGAAGATGGCGACGGGGTGTTGTTGCTTTCCGATGTCGCTGCGCAAAAATTGAAAAACTTACGAGCGATAGCAGGCGATCAGTCTGGACCGGCGATCGGAAGTGCGGACCGCCAGCGGATGATGGAAACGATTCAGTCGCGAGCAGCCAATCTGCGTCAGGGCGACGCGGCCATGAGGGGTGGACAAAGAGAACGGCGAGACCCCGATCATCGGGACGTTCGCTACGGCGAACATGAACGACATGTGTTGGATGTCTACTTGGCTAAAACGGAGAACAATGAACCTGCGCCATGCATGATCTGGATCCATGGCGGCGGATTCCGCCGCGGCGACAAGTCGGAAGGAAGCTTGTTTGCACGCCCCTTTGTCGAAAACGGCATTCACTATGTGACGCTCAATTATCGCTTGAGCCAACATGCGATTGCACCGGCTTGTTTTCACGATTGTGCTCATGCGGTGCAGTTTCTAAGACAAAACGCAGAGAAGTGGAATATTGACAAATCACGCATTGCGATCGGGGGCGGTTCAGCCGGTGCGGGATTGGCGCAGTGGATTGCCTACAGCCCCGACCGCGCGGATCCGACGGCAGCGGATCCCATGTTACGTCAGTCGACTCGTGTTTCCGCCGTCGTCTTGCTCAATGCACAAACCTCGTACGATTTCCGCTGGATCAAAAAACACATTCCTGGCGACGCCTGGATGGGCGACGGATTGCAGCAGCTATTTGGCTATACAATCGAGGACACTGACAAAATCGAGGACGAGCAATTCCGGACGATCCAAGAATGCTCGCCGATCACTCATCTCAGCGAAGATGATCCGCCCTCGGTGTTCTATTACCGGCGATCGAAGGATCCCGAGATCGCAATGCAAAATGCGATGGACGGCATCCATCACCCCTTCTTTGGCCTCGAACTGAAAAAGCGTGCTGATGAACTAGGGGTGCCATGCGAAGTGTTCACAGTCGAAACCACAAAGGACCGACTCTTTTACAATCGCCGCTGGGACCACGCCGTTGCATTCTTGAAAAAGCACTTCGAGATGGATTAG
- a CDS encoding nucleoside hydrolase, producing MKYFVQVCLLFTATTYVNASDPVPVTPVPVIFDTDMADDCDDAGALAILNELADRGEAKLLAVITNRADAAGLSAAACDVINTFYGRGDVPIATDKDGAKVPWNHPSSYTPALATGFPHDCPSDQQCIDALRLYRETLAAAEDHSVVICSVGALSNLEDLLNSSADSVSPLSGEELIRTKVKQTVIMGGHFPRSAKPETNLRLDPAAAVSVTNRWPGEIIWQGFEVGAALRCGKSLQACGTDNPVRRAFELRPYLGGAAIDHGKPAHDQAAVLLAVRGVQDEYWTISPTGRVIIDSDGHSEWRSGGKKRHRYVAIQGRPDRLEKLIDELMVRNRVTE from the coding sequence ATGAAATACTTTGTCCAAGTTTGTTTGTTGTTTACTGCAACCACGTACGTTAACGCCTCGGATCCCGTTCCCGTTACGCCTGTACCCGTTATTTTTGACACGGACATGGCGGACGATTGCGATGATGCGGGCGCGCTGGCGATCTTGAACGAATTGGCCGACCGCGGCGAAGCGAAACTACTGGCGGTGATCACCAACCGCGCCGACGCCGCAGGGCTGTCGGCGGCTGCCTGTGACGTGATCAACACGTTTTATGGCCGCGGTGATGTCCCGATCGCGACCGACAAGGACGGCGCGAAGGTCCCTTGGAATCATCCGAGTTCTTACACGCCAGCGTTGGCGACGGGATTCCCGCACGACTGTCCGAGCGACCAACAGTGTATCGACGCGCTGCGTCTGTATCGCGAAACGTTGGCGGCGGCAGAGGACCATTCGGTTGTGATCTGTAGCGTCGGAGCACTCAGTAATCTGGAAGACCTGCTGAACTCGTCGGCTGATTCGGTCAGCCCGCTGAGCGGCGAAGAGCTGATCCGTACCAAGGTGAAACAGACCGTGATCATGGGAGGCCACTTTCCTCGTTCGGCCAAACCGGAAACGAACCTTCGTCTCGACCCTGCCGCCGCCGTCAGCGTGACCAATCGCTGGCCAGGCGAGATCATCTGGCAAGGCTTCGAAGTGGGCGCGGCACTGCGATGTGGCAAGTCGCTGCAGGCGTGCGGAACGGACAATCCTGTGCGTCGCGCGTTTGAACTGCGTCCGTACCTCGGTGGCGCTGCGATCGACCATGGCAAACCTGCACATGATCAAGCCGCCGTGCTGTTAGCCGTTCGCGGTGTCCAAGACGAGTACTGGACGATCAGCCCGACGGGCCGCGTCATCATCGATTCGGACGGACACAGCGAATGGAGATCCGGTGGAAAGAAACGGCATCGCTACGTGGCAATCCAAGGGCGACCGGACAGGCTCGAAAAATTGATCGATGAATTGATGGTCCGCAACCGAGTCACTGAATGA
- a CDS encoding GGDEF domain-containing protein: protein MKLNYKETSAARVPGHVMDGGTLRIEGVYAPAGNHAAKKAFLSVIRSRADIGVHAFLSERTVIGRSPTCTFPLHDMKVSGHHATITRIGDGGYIIEDLNSTNGTRVDAVPVVGQKVLKDGDKIFVGETVVRFALADELDIDYHSEVATLVGTDPLTDLPSKRRFDEALEFAFQNSLRGEMPLSVLMMDMDGVKQINDTHGHLYGAHVIGETGRLIAKVLGNKGRACRFGGDEFSAFLPGQDLASACTVAEQIRTAVESAGMEKDGIPLRPTISIGVSSYTPAFTSSLALITSADDALYRAKASGKNCVAL from the coding sequence ATGAAATTGAATTACAAAGAAACGTCGGCGGCACGAGTACCAGGGCACGTGATGGATGGGGGGACCCTGCGAATCGAGGGGGTCTATGCCCCAGCGGGAAATCATGCTGCGAAGAAGGCGTTTCTGAGCGTGATTCGCAGCCGCGCGGACATTGGCGTCCACGCATTTTTGTCAGAACGCACCGTGATCGGCCGTAGCCCGACGTGCACATTTCCGCTGCATGACATGAAGGTGTCGGGACATCACGCGACCATCACGCGGATCGGGGACGGAGGGTACATCATCGAGGACCTCAACTCGACCAATGGGACGCGAGTCGATGCGGTTCCGGTCGTGGGGCAAAAGGTATTGAAAGATGGCGACAAGATTTTTGTCGGCGAGACGGTGGTTCGCTTCGCGCTTGCTGATGAACTTGACATCGACTACCACAGCGAAGTCGCAACCCTGGTGGGCACCGATCCACTGACCGACCTTCCTTCGAAGCGACGGTTTGACGAAGCGCTGGAGTTCGCGTTCCAAAATTCGCTTCGCGGCGAGATGCCGCTTTCGGTTTTGATGATGGACATGGATGGCGTTAAACAGATCAACGACACCCATGGCCACCTTTACGGCGCCCACGTGATCGGTGAAACCGGTCGATTGATCGCCAAAGTGCTCGGGAATAAAGGACGAGCCTGCCGGTTTGGCGGCGACGAATTCAGTGCGTTTTTGCCGGGACAGGATCTTGCCTCGGCATGTACGGTCGCGGAGCAGATTCGCACCGCAGTGGAATCGGCCGGAATGGAGAAAGACGGTATTCCTCTGCGTCCGACGATCAGCATCGGAGTTTCATCGTACACGCCGGCGTTCACCAGTTCGCTTGCACTCATCACCAGTGCCGATGACGCGCTGTATCGCGCGAAAGCAAGTGGCAAAAATTGCGTTGCACTGTAA
- a CDS encoding transaldolase family protein produces MSYVESAHDSVKTITAESSASQRIADFIRHREQRDSSPREPRNSKFWQRMNATTTSLWLDSGDVDSIDSLWCQQFSGVTTNNTLLNDEVQNGAYDELVPQISKLVGNLPDDVRVREIGFVLNLCHALKLVQQFRCNVSVELHTDVAHDSEATMAYARRCHDLCPEFFIVKIPFTPSGLIAIKQLRDEGIRVNCTLGFSARQNYVATALSRPSFVNVFLGRLNSYIADNHLGDGQGVGEKATLASQAEVSTFTRGLPMTDTQQIAASLRDASQLPKLAGVDVITMPTKVAKQAEQSLDQPWQSQLNQSPKVQLGDQIDPSTVRIEKLWDVSKAERNFVQKAILLPPANAVELKQMAADHQIEDLFPEMASEEKQAIAEDGKIPNHQRWQQRMVRGDLAIDSLMTLAGLETFAKSQSKLDDRIRKQLR; encoded by the coding sequence ATGTCTTATGTCGAATCCGCCCACGACTCGGTCAAAACCATCACGGCCGAATCAAGTGCATCGCAACGGATTGCCGATTTTATCCGTCATCGCGAGCAACGCGATTCGTCGCCGCGTGAGCCGCGAAATAGCAAATTTTGGCAGCGGATGAACGCGACGACGACATCGCTGTGGCTGGACAGCGGTGATGTTGATTCGATCGATTCACTTTGGTGCCAACAATTCAGCGGTGTCACGACCAACAACACGCTACTGAACGATGAGGTGCAAAATGGGGCCTACGACGAATTGGTTCCCCAAATAAGCAAACTGGTGGGCAATCTCCCCGACGATGTGAGAGTGCGGGAAATTGGTTTCGTTTTGAACCTATGTCACGCACTGAAATTGGTCCAGCAGTTTCGCTGCAACGTCAGTGTCGAACTGCACACCGACGTTGCGCACGACAGTGAGGCGACGATGGCGTACGCGCGGCGATGCCATGACCTATGCCCCGAGTTTTTTATTGTCAAGATTCCGTTCACCCCGTCTGGTTTGATCGCCATCAAGCAGCTTCGCGACGAGGGGATACGCGTGAATTGCACGCTCGGGTTCAGCGCTCGGCAAAACTACGTCGCGACCGCCTTGTCGCGTCCATCGTTTGTGAATGTCTTTCTCGGACGTTTGAATTCGTATATCGCGGACAATCATCTTGGGGATGGGCAAGGCGTTGGCGAGAAAGCGACACTGGCCAGCCAGGCGGAAGTCAGCACATTCACACGAGGGTTGCCGATGACCGACACCCAGCAAATTGCCGCCAGTCTGCGTGACGCGTCGCAATTGCCCAAGCTCGCCGGCGTCGACGTAATCACGATGCCGACCAAGGTTGCAAAACAAGCTGAACAGTCGCTTGATCAACCTTGGCAATCCCAGTTAAATCAATCGCCGAAGGTGCAGCTAGGCGATCAAATTGATCCCAGTACCGTGCGAATCGAAAAACTTTGGGACGTCAGCAAGGCGGAACGCAATTTTGTGCAGAAAGCGATCCTGTTGCCGCCTGCCAACGCGGTGGAACTAAAACAGATGGCAGCTGATCATCAGATCGAAGATCTGTTTCCAGAGATGGCGTCCGAAGAGAAGCAGGCGATTGCCGAAGACGGCAAGATTCCCAATCATCAACGCTGGCAACAGCGAATGGTTCGTGGCGATCTGGCAATCGATTCACTTATGACTTTGGCCGGATTGGAAACGTTTGCTAAATCGCAATCGAAATTAGATGATCGCATTCGTAAGCAGTTGCGGTGA
- a CDS encoding sulfatase family protein — translation MMKATIAPKTILLFIVFSTAALVGVAGAAPPDRPNIVFILADDMGYGEVSAMNPDRCKVPTPAIDQLVSQGMHFTDAHSSSSVCTPTRYSILTGRYNWRTQLQRFVLYGYSPPLIDPHRVTVADFLKDQGYNTAAIGKWHLGMDIPTTDGKAPGKGHSPENIDWTGTIENGPTARGFDYFYGISASLDMPPFIYIENDRFVGQATATKKYQREGPAEPDFEAVDVLPMLKQKAVQYINRQTAERPYFAYIALNSPHTPIVPSAQWNGKSAVGRYGDFVMQTDDVVGAIVDAVDQSPGAKNTIVIFTTDNGCSKMAKIEQLKEKGHYVSGPLRGSKGDLWEGGHRVPFVVRWPAKIEPSTRSDQTIGQWDLMATCAEILATELPAGSAEDSVSFLPALHGQPIQSTRAGIIHHAIDGHFAYRQGDWKLLLARGSGGLTAPREKNVSADAPEAQLYDLASDLGETNNLYLSEPDVANRLLGLLESDVRRGRSTEGTDEKNDVMHVKLWKSKP, via the coding sequence ATGATGAAGGCTACAATCGCCCCCAAAACGATTCTTCTGTTTATCGTGTTTAGCACTGCGGCACTGGTTGGTGTCGCAGGAGCGGCCCCGCCAGACAGGCCCAACATCGTGTTCATCCTTGCGGACGACATGGGATACGGCGAGGTGTCTGCGATGAATCCCGATCGGTGCAAGGTGCCTACGCCAGCCATCGATCAATTGGTATCACAAGGCATGCATTTTACGGACGCGCACTCGTCGTCATCGGTATGCACGCCAACGCGATACAGCATCCTGACCGGACGTTACAACTGGCGGACCCAACTGCAACGGTTCGTGCTGTATGGATATAGCCCGCCGCTGATCGATCCGCACCGGGTGACCGTGGCGGATTTCTTGAAGGACCAGGGATACAACACCGCTGCGATCGGCAAATGGCATCTGGGAATGGATATCCCTACCACCGATGGCAAGGCTCCGGGCAAAGGTCACAGTCCCGAGAACATCGATTGGACGGGCACGATCGAAAATGGTCCAACGGCGCGAGGTTTCGACTACTTCTATGGCATCTCGGCCTCGCTCGACATGCCACCGTTTATCTACATCGAAAATGATCGCTTCGTAGGCCAGGCGACGGCAACCAAGAAATACCAGCGTGAAGGACCGGCGGAGCCGGATTTCGAAGCGGTGGACGTGCTGCCGATGCTGAAACAAAAAGCGGTCCAGTACATCAACCGGCAAACAGCAGAGCGACCGTATTTTGCGTACATTGCACTGAACTCACCCCACACCCCGATCGTGCCATCGGCTCAGTGGAACGGGAAGAGCGCCGTAGGCCGCTACGGTGATTTTGTCATGCAGACAGACGACGTCGTCGGCGCGATTGTCGATGCGGTCGATCAGTCACCCGGCGCGAAAAATACAATCGTTATTTTCACCACCGACAACGGCTGTTCAAAGATGGCCAAAATCGAACAGCTGAAAGAAAAGGGACACTACGTCAGCGGGCCGCTGCGAGGTTCCAAAGGTGACCTTTGGGAGGGCGGCCATCGGGTGCCGTTTGTTGTTCGCTGGCCCGCCAAAATTGAACCATCAACACGCTCGGACCAAACGATCGGCCAGTGGGATCTGATGGCCACGTGCGCCGAAATTTTAGCGACCGAGTTGCCGGCGGGCTCCGCTGAAGACAGCGTCAGTTTTTTGCCAGCGCTGCATGGCCAACCGATCCAGTCCACTCGAGCGGGAATCATTCACCACGCAATCGACGGCCACTTTGCTTATCGTCAGGGTGATTGGAAACTGTTGCTCGCTCGCGGGTCGGGCGGGTTGACCGCACCGCGTGAGAAAAATGTTTCCGCTGACGCCCCCGAAGCCCAACTGTACGACTTGGCGTCGGATCTCGGCGAGACCAACAATCTCTACTTGAGCGAACCCGATGTTGCCAATCGATTGCTCGGTCTGCTCGAATCCGACGTCCGGCGGGGACGCAGCACCGAGGGGACCGACGAAAAGAACGACGTGATGCACGTTAAACTCTGGAAAAGTAAGCCGTAG